The Ursus arctos isolate Adak ecotype North America unplaced genomic scaffold, UrsArc2.0 scaffold_18, whole genome shotgun sequence genomic sequence TGCAGCTTCCCATGCATCCTGCcagagcacacagtaggtattcaataactGACCTGACCCAGCCCCGACCTGTCTTTTTTCTCAGATAAGGAGTCTCTCTGGGACCCCCTCCAACTCACCAGCTGAATCAAGGAGCTCCTGGGTCGCAGGTTGGTATGAGGGCCCCAGAGgggctcccccttcccccagctctgccAGTCTATGGTCCACCTGGTGCATTGGCCTCTAAAGCAAAAGAAGGGAGGAGATGCCATTTGGTTCAGCCCCATCATCCCGGGCCCCGGGCTGAAGGTTTCACTCGTGTCCATCTTCTTCTTGCCACTATACACATGACAAAACAGGCTCAACAAAGGGCTAGACCCACAGGTCACAGAGCACTCAGCCCTGAATGACTCCTGGCTCAGTGTccacagcccaccccaccccaggggtCACATGCCCACACACTGCTCTCCCACACTATCTGTCCTCTGACCCTGCAGCTCCAGTGCGCCCTGGGGAGGTAGTGGCGACTGCAGATGGGGTGTGCAAGTTTCCAGGGCAGCAGCTGAGCTGGTGGCAGGCTCAAGAGTCTTGTGAGCAGAGGTTTGGCCACCTGGCACTCGCACCTCCAGCTGGGGTCCTTGCTCCACGGCTGCCCAACCCCATCTGGGTGCGCCAAAAAGAGGCCCCTCTTCGGAGACCCCCGAAAAGGCGTGAGTGtgggcccagggcctgggaggaggaggcagggggacaGAAGCTTTGGCGACCTCCAGAGTTGGAGCCCATAGTAGCAGTTCTCCGGGTCGAGCCCAGAAGACTTCCCCCCATCACATCTCCAGGTTCCCTTGTCCTGTACTAAAACAGAGGGTTGACAGCCTGGGTATGGGCACTGGAgcccccatttcttccttcccaatagAGGGAGATACCCCAAAGCCCAGAAGGGGCCCTATACCTGCGCCGGTGGGTAGCCAGAGAATATGCGCAGCTGGGGTCACTGAGGCCCCGACCCGCGTGTCCCCGCAGGCGCGCTCACCACGGCCGCGCTGGTGTTCGGGGAGCGGACCGCGGACAGGGCAGCAAGGCTGCGGACGCCCCTGCCGGCGCTGGGGGCGCTGACTGCGTGCGCGCACGTGCAGTGGGACGCCGCCTCGCCCGACATGGCCGCGCTCTTCTCCCTCGCCGCGCCTGCGCTGGCCAACGCGCTACAGCTGCGCGCCTTCGCCGAGCCGGGCGGCATCGTGCACGCGGCGCTGGTGGTGCGCGGCCACCACGCGCCCTTCCTCGCCGCCTTCCGCGCCGACGGCCGCTGGCACCACGTGTGCGCCACGTGGGAACAGCACGGCGGACGCTGGGCGCTGTTCGCCGACGGGCGGCGGCGCGCCGGGGCGCGGGGACTGGGTGCCGGCCACCCGGTGCCGGCAGGCGGCATCCTCGTGCTGGGCCAGGATCAGGACTCTCTTGGCGGAGGCTTCTCGGTGCGCGATGCCTTCAGCGGCAACCTCACCGACTTCCACCTGTGGGCTCGTGCGCTGAGCCCCGCGCAGCTGCGCCGGGCGCGAGCCTGCGCGCCGCCACGCGGCGGCCTGCTCTTCCGCTGGGACCTGGGCGCCCTGGACATCACTCCCTCGTTGCTGCCGCCCCTGCGGGTGCGCCTTCTCTGTCCGAGtacgccccgccccgccccctggcTGCTAAGCCCCGCCCCACCTCTCGGCTCAACGCCCCGCCCCCTGGCTCCTGTAGGCTCCCTTCAGAGCTCGAGCTTGCGACCCAGACCCAGCCCACCTCTTGCGAACCTGGCCACGCCCAGCTCTGGCCACGCCCTCCCCAAGCAGGGCGGGCAAATGTCCAGTCCCAGTAGCTTGAGTAGGCTCACCCGCTAGCCCCCTTGCCTTTAGCGGCCTTGTGCTGGCTGCAGCGCCTTCACCCGGGTTCCCACGTCGCCCCCTAACTTGGGGGCTTTGCGTCCTGGCCCCCTAAGGTGTACAGATGCCTTCAAGGCCCGAACAGGCCGGTGGGTCACGGGGGCTGCTGGGGAGCCAGGATACAGCCCTGACACCTGTCCCATCCCTGCCAGTGCCCTCAGAGGAGTGCCCTACATGGAACCCAGGATCTCGTACGGAGGGCTCTTTGCTCTGCCTTCAACCACGGCCCTTCCTCTGCTGCTACCGAACAGGTGTGCCCTGGCAGTGCCCAGGGCTCTGCTGAAGGGAGAGCTGGGTATGGAGCCGTGTAGGCCAAGGGGGAGTGAGCAGTTGGCACAAACTGGGAATTCAGAATCTTCTCAAAGTCTCAGGGCCTCCACGGAGCCCAAACTAcaggacggggcgggggggccaaACAGACCCGGAGGTGAATccctgctgtgtgtccttgggcaagtgatttgGCCATTgtatgactcagtttccccatctagaaCATTGTAAGGCTCCAGACACACAGCTGTCAAAATGCTCTTCCTCCCTAAGCAGCAAACCGTGGGTGGAGCCCCTCTGGGCCATGTTGCTCAGGACCCGGCCTGGCATCCCCTCCTTTGCAGAAACGTACCAGCGGCTGCAGGACGCCCAGTCATGGCCTGGCCAGGATGTTATCAGCCGAGTCAATGCCTTGGCCAACACCATTGTGGTGAGTCCCCCTTCCAGGGGGCTGAAGAGTCTGGGGACACTATGGGTCACCTCCCTGCACCtcggtttcctcacctataaaggGGACACCCACCTAATGTGTCTTCAGCAATTAAGGGTTGCTCATATTCCCTATTGGGAGCCCTTGAGAGCTGGGGGCTTGTGATACGTTTGACATGGGCCCACCAGGAAGACCCTAGCGGGGCCCAAGTGTGACCCCTGGGAGATCCCTCCTAACAGCCAGACCGGCCGTAAGTGGCTGCTCTGCCCACAGCTCCTCCCGGACCCTCTCTCTGAAGCCCACGGACACCTGTCACTGGCTGAGGCCTCCAGCTTCCTGGGTATCCTGGAGAGAGTCCTGGCAAAGGAGGCCGCTCCCCTGGGCCCGGCTGCGCTGCTGGCCATCGTGCACTTCCTGAAGAGGGTGACAGCCCTCGGGGCTGGGGAGCCAGAGCCCTTAACAGGACCCTGGGAGCAGCTAGGCCAGGGTGTCATGTCCGTGGCCAGCCTGGTCCTGGACGAGCAGCTGGCTGGCACGTGGCTCTCAGTCAGCGAGGTgaggctggcagggctggggagggggggatggcGGGGAGGCCTGGGCTCCAGTTCCAGCCTTGCCTCCGGCTTGTTGTGTAGCCACGGGCCAGTCAGCACCGTTGCTGagctccatctctccatccatcaaAAGAagctcctctttaaaaaaaaaaaaagattttatttgtttatgagagagagagagagagagcgagagcacacaagcagggggagcagcagagggagagcgaaagcaggctccctgagcagggagcctgacgtggggcttgatctcaggaccctgagacgctttaaccaactgagccacccaggtgccccagaagctcCTCTTTTATCTATTATAGAAGTTGAACTTCCACACACAACCACTCTTGAATAATAGTTTCTGCAGATGAAAATAAGAGCCACTAATCAATAAAGACCTCCCCCATATCCAGGAATCTGGCGACCCCCCTAAGAGGGAGGCCTTCTGTGCTGAGTGTTCGGCCATCGTGTCTTCCAACACAGCCCAGACGCTCAGGAGAACAGGAGAGATGCTCTCCAGATGGCACGGGGGTGGGAACCGTCCTTTGGCGGAAGTGGCTGTTGGCTCGGGAGTGACCGGCCTAGAGAAAGGAGAGAACGAGGGGTCATAGACATGGCGTGAAAGTCTCTGGGGCAGAAAGGACAGAGATGGTACCACGGCAGCCCGAGAGGCCAGAACGGGTCCTGGGCTTGGGGATAGGCTGGAGAGGGCACCACGGGGGAGCCTGTTTCCACGGAGTGGTCCCCCTGGGGACGTGAGCACCCATCCTGGGAAGGGTGTGGACCCATGTTTGACTGGGGGTCTGAGGCACTGTGGTAGAGAGGCTAGGAAAAGCTGGGCTCTGAACCCTGGTTTTCTTCCCTGGAGAACAGGGATGATCCTGCCGGCCCTGCTGAGGCCGTGAGAGGCGGAAACGGGCGCAGCGATGGCCCGCCTAGCCCAGGGAAGTTGTCCCATTACTGCACGCCTCCCCTGCCCGTGCTGGGCCTCGGCCCCCCCATGGCTTCTCTTTTGGAATCTAAAGATTGAGCACCTTTTGTAGGTCTAGCGCTGAACCAGACCAAAGAAGGGAGAGGCACGAACCCACGTTCAGAGTGTGTGGTTGGAAACGACCGGCCGGCAGACCCGGGACCCGGGGAGGCCTTCGCCTGGGCTAGGCGGTGATGTGGCTCAGGAGAGGCTTGCAGAGGTCAGAGGAGGCCCATCGGGCCGGGCCTCAGACACCAGCCTGAGGACCCAGGACTTGCTCCTGGAGGCGCTGAGGAGCCCCTGAGCTCCTGGAGCAGGCAGGCCGCTTCACGGATCTCTGGGGATGTGCTCGCCACAGCGGGCAGAGCGGgcggcagggggcggggcgggagggagCTGAGATGCGGCTCCTGCCAGGTGGTCAGCGGCCCCATGGCCCTGGTGGCAAGTGTACAGCGCCTGGCGCCCCTGCTGAGCTCCGTGCTGACGTCCCAGCAGCCCCGACTGCACATCCAGCACCCCCGAGCCGGTGAGCCTGCTCGCCACCCATCCCGCACAGCTGGGCCCCGTGTGCGGCCCAGGCTCAGAGGTCTCTCCTCGGCCTCCGTCACTTCCATTCTGTTTCCTGCCTGTGGCCgcgcctgccctccctccagatGCCCTCTCTCCCCTGACCTCCTAGCGGACTCCTATCTGTCCTTCTGAACCTTGCTtgggcatcacctcctccaggaaggctttcTGGTTTTAGCTGTCTCCTGACAGTTCCTCCTTCTGCCGTCACCCCAGTGGCTTGACATATCTCTTAGTGCCTTTGTGGTAATGACATCATTCCTCCTGAAGCTCTCTGAGTTTCAGGACCATTTCTGAGTCATTTCTGCATCTCAGGCCAGACCCAAACACACACTCAGTGAGTGTTTGTAGATTGACCGGGGCTCATAGGGTGGAACTTTGGCAAAACCTGTGTCCTTTGGGTGCCCAGTGGTTTCTGGTGGCACATTGATATTCGGGTCCTGGCCCCCAGGGACCTGCTTCTCAGTGATCCCCTCCCCTGGACTTGAAGAAGTCAGACTTATCCTGGGCGAGGTGCTGAGCCTCTCTGAGCTGGAACAGTGGCCTGGCCCCGTGGCCGGGAGGGGGCAAGCCAACCCTGCCAGCGGGGCCAGCCCAGCAGAAAGACCTCCCTCCGGAGGTCCAGCCACCCAGCCCCGTTTGGTCCCAGGTCTGGAGGTGCAGAGCACACACTTGACGGAGGCCAGTACAGAGGGCTATGTGTTCACGATGCCCCGCGGGCACCCGGAGGGGCCCGGCCACATCCGTATCCCCGCCGGTGAAGTGAAGCGGCTCCTCGGGAAAGGTGGGtaaggagggtggggtggggtgggtccCTCGTGGGGTCTGGGTCAGCCCTCATGTTGCTACCTCTGTGACTTTGAATAAGTCATCTCACCGTTCAGAGCCTGTTTCGTCATCTCTAACTGTCCTCTGTACATGCCTTGTGGGTTGTTAATGAGGTTACAAGCACTTGTCACAGAGTAGGTGTTCGCGGAGCCTCCTGCACTGAACCCCACACATTTCTTCTTGTAAGTGGGTGGTGGAGGGAGCCGCCACCCTTGCTGCCATCCGGGGACATGGGGCCAAGGGCCTTAGAGCTGCCACGTTGAGCACATGAACCCTGGCTGGTTGGAATTCCAGTTCGACCACTTATGAACTGTGTGATCTTTGGGAAGTCAATTCatctctgtgagcctcagtttccctatctgtaaggTGGGCAGAGCACCTCCCTTGGGCCAACCCGTGGCACTTGCTCAGTCACAGGGTGGGGTCTTGGGCCCCCTCCCACTTAGCCAGGCCTCTCCGGAGTCACCATGATCTGCAGCTGGTTCAGCTCGAGTGTCTTCCAGCACACCGCAGGGGAGCCTGGTCTAGAGCCCCAGGCCTCTGACCGCtcagaagaaacaagaaagatgcAGGGGTAAGTGGGCCCCACCCAGTAGGCTGCTGAGGGCCTAGATCCCCTCCCCAGGGAGGGCTGGGCCTCCATCCCATCCCAGAGCCCTCATTCTGATAGGCAAATCTGCCTTTACCAGGACCAAACCCTCCCCGTCCCCAGCACACACAACATCTCTGGGCCTTTCAAAGGCGTGCCGCTGGAACCTGGCTTGACGACTGTCTGGGGGCCTGGCTTCAGTGCTGAGACTCAGGGAGAAGACAGGGCTTACTGAGTTTGTAGCAAGTCCCCAAGGCGAAACTGGAACCCGTGTGCCCTCATTCCAAGCACAGCACATTTCCTGATGTTTCTTTGGACACAGAGGGTatcctctccccatctccaggcCAGTCACGACCTCTCCTGCACAGCCAGCTGGTGGCCTTaaaagctctctctctccccgcagGTTTCTAAGCACCCAGGTGGGCTCAGCCATCATCTCCGCTGAGGTATGGGATGAAACCGGGGAGGTCAGCACGGCCGTGACCTTTCACCTGCAGCACCAGGCCCAGGTACCGGGGGCGGGTGCTTCTGGGAACTGCCACCCCACTACACTTAAACCTGGTTGGCATCCCCCTACCCCAATATTCATTCCTTTAAACCAAGGTCTAAAAACGTTCAAGAAAAATACTCATTCACAAGCCACGCCATCATCGTCCAGGGAACGGAAAGGGGAGTGGTCTGTGACACACTTTATGCTGCGTGCCTTACATAAGTGACGTCCATGTACTTCTCCAACTGCCCACTAGACATAGGCAAAAAGTGAGCTTGGCGGAGGGGCGGGGATGGGCCCCAGCTTGTAAGCGGCGGAGCTGGGATTTCATTATAGGCATGCGGGACTCGAAACACTGGTGGTCCCCGTTGGAACATCCAGGGACACGTGCAGAGGCCTGCACGGCAACGTGCTCCTGACAGCTGGGACAGCCTAAGTGCCCAGCAAGGGGGTATGCGCAAAAAGCCACACGCAGCTATACCCTGGAAGAGCCCGCTAGGGTTATGCAGGAACAGGTCTTTTTCTATAAACTGATGTGGAATCCCAGAATTATATAAAccatatgtatgcatttttttatATAAACGGGCCCCTACTATGCATGGTGATGTGCAGCTTTTCTCTTTATTGAGCAACGTATCACGGAGCTCTTTCCTTGCCGGGAGATAGAGACCTGTCTGTTCATCTCAGCAGGTGCAGAACATTCCAAGAGGGCCGAGGCACAGTGGTTTAACCGCTCCCCGAAGGATGGGCATTTAGCTCATTCCCAGTATTTCAGTATTATACATGATGTTAGCATGcaagcctccccctccctcccctccgcttCCCCACTGGCCTTTTTTCCCACCTCTTCACCCATGACTCACGCTAGGCAATCCCTGGTCCCTCCAACTCAGAGGCCTCAGCTTCCCCCTGCATCCTCCtggtctccctctcctctccatacGCGTTCACACACCTGCCCCGTGCCCcgatacacactcacacacctgcCCTGTCCCTGTGTCCTGCCCTCAGGCCTTCCCGCAGAAACTGGCGGAGCCTGTCTGTGCTTTCTGGAACTTCAGTATCAGGTGAGTTTCCACTTCCAAGTTCTTTAAATAAGGCaatttggtgttcttttttttttttttttttttttgaagccatCCATTCCGCTTGAGGATGAGGTGTGTTTTTGTCTCCAATCACCACCTGTCTTGCCTCAggcccttccccagctccagcACAAGCTGGAGCAAGAGAATCTGTTACCGAGGAGGTCGTAAGCTCCCCGTCATGGGAGATATGCAAGCTCACTCTGTGGGGCGCCCAGGAAGAGACTAATCTGTCAGATAGGTGTTAGACTTGATGATATATCCAAGGCCAGGGCCCTTGGGCATTTGAAGGAGCAGAGGAGGGTCAGAGATgagccccagctccctgctctggaTCCTTAGCTCGACATTAATCACTGTAGCTCAGTAATGAATGCAATTAATCAGTTGTAATCACTGGTATTGGCCGCATGGCCCCCTATCATCCCTGAGAGTGTTAGTgcgttttacagatgggaaactgaggcccggggagggacagagtcttgcccaaggtcacaaagctggttAGAGGCAGAGCAGTGATGGGCCCCAAGCTTTGGAGAGAGGCTTTTTCCTGCTTGccacctacccccacccccaccccccaccccatttcaaGAGCCCTTCTGTTCCCTACCCTCCCCCAGCCCGGACACAGGGGGCTCCTGGGCCACTACTGGCTGCTCCGTGGCCACCCTTTACGAGGACTCTACCGCCTGCTTCTGCAACCACAGCACCAACTTCGCTGTCCTGCTGCAGGTGTATGACGCCCAGGTGAGTCCCAGAGCGGCAGGGtcgggagggaggagtgggggaggatgATGTAGGAACCAAGTCTCAAAGAATGACCAGGAGCTGAACAGAAAGGCATTCCCAGTGGAGGGCTAGTCCCAGCAAAGGCAAGGAGACTAGAAATGGCAGGCAGCCTCAGCACATTCGAGAACTTCTATGTGTCTGGAGCTCCCCTTGCCAGGCCCAGGAGTGGAAGAAGATGGAGGGACAAGGGGCAGGGGTCAGATCCCAGAGCCCAGGGCGCCCATGCGCTCAGATGGCGATTCTGTCGGCAGAGGACCGACACGAACGTGTTCCGCAGGAGCTGGATTTACCCCGAGGGTGCCCTCCGGTGCCAGAAGCGAGCTGGAGGGGCAAAGAGCAGCGAGGGGTCTGCGGGCAGAGGGCGGGGGTCCAGCCCTGGGGGGACGGCGggactgagggaggaggaggtggtccCAGACAGAGGCCGGGGCAGCCAGGGGATGAGGGACGTCATCTCAGAGGGCACAGGAGGGTAACAGGGTGGGGCAGGCCATGGGGCTGAGGGCGTCGGGGTGGGAGAGGTCTCAGCTAGAGAAGAAGAGCCCATGGGTAAAGCCGTGGCTGGGATGAGGTCAGAAGGAACAGGAGACCGAACCACAGGAGGCCCCTGGGGGGACCCAGCATTTACACCCAGTTCCAGGAGAAGAGCAGGACAGGTGTGCTCACTGGAGCTGGCGAGGGACTCGGGGTGGTCACTTGCtaagagactgagagagacaggGCCAGAGGCTCAGAAATGCCAGGGCCCTTGGCATTTGGGGAGCACACTAGAGAAACATACCATCAGACACACTTGTCCTGTAAAAACAGGGCATGGCCATGTTTGCACGTTGGCTCCATGCCCCCTCAGTGTGGGGGGGGTTGTCCTATGCCATCCCCTCCCTGTGGCTGCATCGGGCACCTCATCCAGGGCTCTCAGGGGCTGTGGAATCAGTGACAGCTGGACCAATCAGGACCAGGTtagggagaggcagcaggagaggacaTGCAAATGCTCTCTTATTAAGTGCCTGCTGTATGTAAGCCTAGCCTCGCTGGCTGGTGCTGCGGCCATCCCTGCTTCACCGCAGACAAGGAGgcttggggagcctggctggacCGGGACGGGGTGAGGTCTGGTCTGCTCAGGTCAGGGCGGTGACGAGGTTGCTGTCCTCTGGGGTCTTCGGCCCTCCCGCAGAGGAGCGCTGAGGAGGAGTCGCTGCTGAGGACGCTCTCGTTTGTGGGCTGCGGTGTGTCCTTCTGCGCCCTGGCCACCACCTTCTTGCTCTTCCTGGCAGCCAGGTGAGTCGAGCTCCGGTCATGTCCATCCTTATCCCAGGAGACCCTGGTCCGGGGTCTCCATCAGGGCTGGGGGCCCCCTGTGGAGCTGCCATCTCTGTCCCCATTAGCTCACCCACGGGGACCCAAGCAGGCAGCGGCTGATAGCgggtgggggctgctggtggTGTCCTTGTTGACGGACTCCTGCCTGTCCAGGGTCCCCAAGTCAGAGCGAACCATGGTCCACAAGAACCTCACCTTCTCCCTGGCCTCTGCTGAGGGCTTTCTCATGGCCAGCGAGTGGGCAAAGGCCAA encodes the following:
- the ADGRD2 gene encoding adhesion G-protein coupled receptor D2; this translates as MASWRHCLLYLLIRSLSGTPSNSPAESRSSWVAAPVRPGEVVATADGVCKFPGQQLSWWQAQESCEQRFGHLALAPPAGVLAPRLPNPIWVRQKEAPLRRPPKRRALTTAALVFGERTADRAARLRTPLPALGALTACAHVQWDAASPDMAALFSLAAPALANALQLRAFAEPGGIVHAALVVRGHHAPFLAAFRADGRWHHVCATWEQHGGRWALFADGRRRAGARGLGAGHPVPAGGILVLGQDQDSLGGGFSVRDAFSGNLTDFHLWARALSPAQLRRARACAPPRGGLLFRWDLGALDITPSLLPPLRVRLLCPMPSEECPTWNPGSRTEGSLLCLQPRPFLCCYRTETYQRLQDAQSWPGQDVISRVNALANTIVLLPDPLSEAHGHLSLAEASSFLGILERVLAKEAAPLGPAALLAIVHFLKRVTALGAGEPEPLTGPWEQLGQGVMSVASLVLDEQLAGTWLSVSEVVSGPMALVASVQRLAPLLSSVLTSQQPRLHIQHPRAGLEVQSTHLTEASTEGYVFTMPRGHPEGPGHIRIPAGEVKRLLGKGLSGVTMICSWFSSSVFQHTAGEPGLEPQASDRSEETRKMQGFLSTQVGSAIISAEVWDETGEVSTAVTFHLQHQAQVPGAEPFCSLPSPSPDTGGSWATTGCSVATLYEDSTACFCNHSTNFAVLLQVYDAQRSAEEESLLRTLSFVGCGVSFCALATTFLLFLAARVPKSERTMVHKNLTFSLASAEGFLMASEWAKANKVACMAVTAVMHLLFLVAFSWMLVEGLLLWSKVVVVSMRPGPRMTLYYATGWGVPVAIVAVTLALFPRDYVAAGHCWLNVHTDAIWAFVGPVLFVLTANTCILVCVVMVTVSSARRRARMLSPQPCLREQVRIQTWATVKPVLVLLPVLGLTWLVGVLVHLSPAWAYAAVGLNSFQGPYIFLVYAAYNREVRSALQRMTEKKATESFTACSSPIAQGSHPRSLGPWDVAQDNPVALAPARRHLAVRGTHGPRIPTTFSSIAEPERPAVELTAFKAAGGPSTRCGGVKAASPASLTRQPPPYLKAQGSLWASGVVWEKLRLREEMGETAQGPPGQNPPPQGFPQPQFPVPFRGPPPRFSASSAQHLPLRFLERVRADFTPGSAGDPCRTTPAGWTDGGHRTTTHCLCLSLSLRGFQQEPSLVPCEHGCAPQRSPPNFVQDCPPHTLPAALKC